The Euphorbia lathyris chromosome 8, ddEupLath1.1, whole genome shotgun sequence genome has a window encoding:
- the LOC136203676 gene encoding protein LAS1-like → MLAMLYSMAILRLVNCVVEKTRKKTEISIAEAAAAIGIPRTLIDIRHESSHRDLPSLTLVRNAAVQAIHWLKAYYWEPQMELIPYQRDGSAEIRKEIKSKLQQLASSVNEGRNSQLEASPIEGKNAGSTHQKLLCGRNKFFTIMTSKLHLSKCSGKKKQNTKMLKSLVRLYSSSSSEVLSVLLNLLLKALDSSNLTELTEDYEAGQEMPSALNDWKIVITKLSNKEPEFLLMLLKAILTMIETQEAMRFETGTCFLSMESSAQTAKIEQLSSLFSWLVIQLKLLKPFRKKDSKAKTEVSASEMSKLNTVLKELLRKCLLISLGGNKQLMESSLQLAQLIGDNSTLMEKISKLKLKFLNLSNPNAPEEHSFLRSCSNPLIQQDEAIDQAAKKLESVKLLVAKRRTKKSTDGNSGRWSVVKSWNPCPIGMLPRDLGSSGCLPVLDSNEKSVDSSEDAAEGPSSDICLGKKRGASSDVCLLDRQSVKKMRENAENCEDFELQREFKGCLMINGVWKKVSEE, encoded by the exons ATGTTGGCAATGCTGTATTCCATGGCTATCTTGAG GCTTGTGAACTGTGTTGTTGAGAAGACACGGAAGAAAACTGAAATTTCAATTGCTGAAGCTGCTGCTGCAATTGGGATTCCACGAACTCTCATCGATATTCGTCATG AGAGTTCTCACCGAGATCTGCCTTCCCTGACCCTAGTACGCAATGCAGCGGTTCAG GCAATTCATTGGTTAAAAGCTTATTATTGGGAGCCTCAGATGGAACTGATTCCGTACCAAAGAGATGGAAGTGCCGAAATCAGGAAagaaatcaaatcaaaactcCAGCAATTGGCATCAAGCGTAAATGAAGGACGGAATTCCCAGCTTGAAGCTTCACCAATCGAAGGAAAAAATGCAG GTAGCACACACCAAAAACTACTTTGTGGCCGTAATAAGTTCTTCACAATTATGACCAGCAAGCTACACTTGTCCAAATGTAGTG GTAAAAAGAAGCAAAATACgaagatgttgaagagtcttgttCGTTTatattcttcctcttcctctgaAGTATTATCTGTATTATTGAACTTATTATTGAAGGCTCTAGATTCTTCAAATCTAACGGAGCTTACTGAAGATTACGAAGCTGGACAAGAGATGCCCTCTGCACTTAATGATTGGAAGATTGTGATAACTAAATTATCAAACAAGGAACCAGAATTTCTTCTAATGCTTCTTAAGGCCATTCTAACTATGATCGAGACTCAAGAAGCCATGCGATTTGAAACGG GAACATGTTTCTTATCAATGGAGTCCAGCGCACAAACTGCGAAAATTGAACAACTTTCTTCTTTGTTTTCATGGCTTGTTATACAACTCAAGTTGCTGAAGCCCTTCCGCAAGAAAGATTCCAAAGCCAAAACTGAAGTTTCTGCTTCCGAAATGAGTAAATTAAACACAGTTCTAAAGGAGTTGCTTCGAAAATGTCTTCTGATCTCATTAGGCGGAAACAAACAGCTTATGGAATCATCATTACAACTCGCTCAGCTAATAGGCGATAATAGCACTTTAATGGAGAAAATCAGCAAACTAAAGTTAAAGTTTCTAAATTTATCAAACCCAAATGCTCCTGAAGAACATAGTTTTCTTCGGAGCTGCAGCAATCCGCTTATCCAGCAAGATGAGGCTATCGATCAAGCTGCAAAGAAGCTCGAATCGGTGAAACTCCTCGTAGCTAAGCGCAGAACTAAGAAGTCAACAGATGGTAATTCAGGAAGATGGAGTGTGGTAAAGTCATGGAACCCTTGTCCGATCGGTATGCTGCCTCGTGATCTCGGGTCTTCTGGTTGTCTTCCTGTTCTTGACAGTAACGAAAAGTCGGTAGATTCATCAGAAGATGCTGCAGAAGGGCCTAGTTCTGATATCTGTCTTGGTAAAAAGAGGGGAGCTAGTTCTGATGTTTGTTTGTTAGATAGACAGAGCGTTAAGAAAATGCGAGAGAATGCGGAGAATTGTGAAGATTTTGAGTTGCAGAGAGAATTCAAGGGGTGTCTGATGATAAATGGGGTGTGGAAGAAAGTGAGTGAAGAATAA
- the LOC136203674 gene encoding uncharacterized protein isoform X1, with protein sequence MSQLLNLENGNILIDADDQEKLSSPSVCGYKLVPWLNWDEWEWVGVSLFSDSPEKIASAIKRISTWRSRGCLPVVVDVTASVVEIQQKDPFFRKDLSSDALHSEQMLAMLYSMAILRLVNCVVEKTRKKTEISIAEAAAAIGIPRTLIDIRHESSHRDLPSLTLVRNAAVQAIHWLKAYYWEPQMELIPYQRDGSAEIRKEIKSKLQQLASSINEGRNSQLEASPIEGKSAGSTHQKLLCGRNKFFTIMSSKPYLSKCGGKKKQNTKMLKGLVRLYSSSSSEVLSVLLNLLLKALDSSNLTELTEDYEAGQEMPSALNDWKIVITKLSNKEPEFLLMLLKAILTMIETQEAMRFETGTCFLSMESTAETAKIEQLSSLFSWLVGQLKLLKPFRKKDSKAKTEISASEMSKLNTVLKELLRKCLLISLGGNKQLMESALQLAQLIGDNSTLMEKISKLKLKFLNLSNPNAPEENSFLRSCSNPLIQQDEAIDQAAKKLESVKLLVAKRRTAKSTDGNSGRCSVVKSWNPCPIGMLPRDLGSSGCLPVLDSKEKSVDSSEDAAEGPSSDTCLGKKRGASSDVCLLDRECVKKMRENAENCEDFELQREFKGCLMINGVWKKVSEEEVESIKSGVRILI encoded by the exons ATATCAACTTGGCGAAGCAGAGGATGCTTACCAGTTGTGGTTGATGTtacagcttcagttgttgaaaTTCAACAAAAAGATCCATTTTTTAG AAAGGACCTGTCTAGTGATGCTTTACATTCAGAGCAAATGTTGGCAATGCTGTATTCCATGGCTATCTTGAG GCTTGTGAACTGTGTTGTTGAGAAAACACGGAAAAAAACTGAAATTTCAATTGCTGAAGCTGCTGCTGCAATTGGGATTCCACGAACACTCATCGATATTCGTCATG AGAGTTCTCACCGAGATCTGCCTTCCCTGACCCTAGTACGCAATGCAGCAGTTCAG GCAATTCATTGGTTAAAAGCTTATTATTGGGAGCCTCAGATGGAACTGATTCCGTACCAAAGAGATGGAAGTGCCGAAATCAGGAAagaaatcaaatcaaaactcCAGCAATTGGCATCAAGCATAAATGAAGGACGGAATTCCCAGCTTGAAGCTTCACCAATCGAAGGAAAAAGTGCAG GTAGCACGCATCAAAAACTACTGTGTGGCCGTAATAAGTTCTTCACAATTATGTCCAGCAAGCCATACTTGTCCAAATGTGGTG GAAAAAAGAAGCAAAATACGAAGATGTTGAAGGGTCTTGTTCGTTTAtattcttcctcctcctctgaAGTATTATCTGTATTATTGAACTTATTATTGAAGGCTCTAGATTCTTCAAATCTAACGGAGCTTACTGAAGATTACGAAGCTGGACAAGAGATGCCCTCTGCACTTAATGATTGGAAGATTGTGATAACTAAATTATCAAACAAGGAACCAGAATTTCTTCTTATGCTTCTTAAGGCCATTCTAACTATGATTGAGACTCAAGAAGCCATGAGATTTGAAACGG GAACATGTTTCTTATCAATGGAGTCCACCGCAGAAACTGCGAAAATTGAACAACTTTCTTCTTTGTTTTCATGGCTTGTTGGACAACTCAAGTTACTGAAGCCCTTCCGCAAGAAAGATTCCAAAGCCAAAACTGAAATTTCTGCTTCAGAAATGAGTAAATTAAACACAGTTCTAAAGGAGCTGCTTCGAAAATGTCTTCTGATCTCATTAGGCGGAAACAAACAGCTTATGGAATCAGCATTACAACTCGCTCAGCTAATAGGTGATAATAGCACTTTAATGGAGAAAATCAGCAAACTAAAGTTAAAGTTTCTAAATTTATCAAACCCAAATGCTCCTGAAGAAAATAGTTTTCTTCGGAGTTGCAGCAATCCGCTTATCCAGCAAGATGAGGCTATCGATCAAGCTGCAAAGAAGCTCGAATCGGTCAAACTCCTTGTAGCTAAGCGCAGAACTGCGAAGTCAACAGATGGTAATTCAGGAAGATGTAGTGTGGTAAAATCATGGAACCCTTGTCCGATTGGTATGCTGCCTCGTGATCTCGGGTCTTCTGGTTGTCTTCCTGTTCTTGACAGTAAAGAAAAGTCGGTAGATTCATCAGAAGATGCTGCAGAAGGGCCTAGTTCCGATACCTGTCTTGGTAAAAAGAGGGGAGCTAGTTCTGATGTTTGTTTGTTAGATAGAGAATGTGTTAAGAAAATGCGAGAGAATGCGGAGAATTGTGAAGATTTTGAGTTGCAGAGAGAATTCAAGGGGTGTCTGATGATAAATGGGGTGTGGAAGAAAGTGagtgaagaagaagttgaaagtATTAAATCTGGTGTAAGAATTTTGATTTAG